A genomic stretch from Dehalococcoidia bacterium includes:
- a CDS encoding acetyl-CoA acetyltransferase, translating to MRGTSAIVGIGESTYYKAGAATESEFQLTCTAIRRAAEDAGISVKDIDGFVSYANDRNIPTRLATALGVRELRFSGLAWDGGGNGVAGALAVADAAVTAGYANYVVCYRGLAQGQFGRFGQARERGRMRAEGHEAFRIPFGVVAPATWYAIIARRFMYEHGITENSLAEIALVSYDNAQRNPRAVRYGRPLTKEEYLRSRWIVEPFRLYDCCQESDGAAAVIVTSADRARDHPKKPAYIWAAAQGMEYRGAAGGAFGAGYNDPEFPTAHLKVVARQLWSRAGIGPQDVQVAQFYENFTGMVVMAICELGFADPDEVEDWLLAGNIRWPNGRLPINTSGGNLAEAYIHGFELVNEAVRQVRGESTSQVDNVYYSLVVAGPGALPASAAILSAER from the coding sequence ATGCGCGGGACTTCGGCCATAGTGGGCATAGGCGAGTCCACCTACTACAAGGCGGGGGCCGCCACCGAGAGCGAGTTCCAGCTCACCTGCACCGCCATAAGGAGGGCGGCCGAGGACGCCGGCATCAGCGTCAAGGACATCGACGGCTTCGTCTCCTACGCCAACGACCGCAACATCCCCACCAGGCTGGCCACCGCCCTGGGCGTGCGGGAGCTGAGGTTCTCCGGCCTGGCCTGGGACGGAGGGGGCAACGGCGTGGCAGGCGCCCTGGCGGTGGCCGACGCCGCCGTCACCGCCGGCTACGCCAACTACGTGGTCTGCTATCGCGGGCTGGCCCAGGGCCAGTTCGGGCGCTTCGGGCAGGCCCGCGAACGGGGACGCATGCGGGCGGAGGGGCACGAGGCCTTCCGCATCCCCTTCGGCGTGGTGGCCCCGGCCACATGGTACGCCATCATCGCCCGGCGCTTCATGTACGAGCACGGCATCACCGAGAACTCCCTGGCCGAGATCGCCCTGGTCTCCTACGACAACGCCCAGCGCAACCCCCGCGCCGTCCGCTATGGCCGTCCCCTCACCAAGGAGGAGTACCTGCGCTCCCGCTGGATAGTGGAGCCCTTCCGCCTCTACGATTGCTGCCAGGAAAGCGACGGCGCGGCAGCGGTCATCGTCACCTCCGCCGACCGGGCCCGCGACCACCCCAAGAAGCCCGCCTACATATGGGCCGCCGCCCAGGGGATGGAATACCGGGGGGCAGCCGGCGGCGCCTTCGGCGCTGGCTACAACGACCCCGAGTTCCCCACCGCACACCTGAAGGTGGTGGCCCGGCAGCTATGGTCGAGAGCAGGCATCGGCCCCCAGGACGTGCAGGTGGCCCAGTTCTACGAGAACTTTACCGGCATGGTGGTGATGGCCATATGCGAGCTGGGCTTCGCCGACCCCGACGAGGTGGAGGACTGGCTGCTGGCGGGCAACATCCGCTGGCCCAACGGCCGGCTGCCCATCAACACCAGCGGCGGCAACCTGGCCGAGGCCTATATCCACGGCTTCGAGCTGGTCAACGAGGCCGTCCGCCAGGTGCGGGGCGAGTCCACATCACAAGTAGACAACGTGTACTACAGTCTGGTGGTGGCCGGGCCGGGCGCCCTTCCGGCCAGCGCCGCCATCCTCTCGGCGGAGCGCTAG
- a CDS encoding metal ABC transporter substrate-binding protein yields the protein MLSKLPYLLWPALLALSALLLAACGGSGMSFDESSGRLKVVSSVSPITSIVENIGCARIDLIGVIPEGEDSHTYEPPSGVARALSQADLIILNGLFLEEPLLDMAEANKRADAEIVLLGDQAISRDQWKFDFSFPREQGKPNPHLWPSVRLTMRYAELVRDALVRKDPANRDYYEANYQAFRQRLQELDRAMAEATATVPPQNRKLLTYHDSWAYWADDYGFQVIGAIQPSDFSEPSAQEVARLIDQIREERVPAIFGSEVFPSRVLNQIARETGARYVTDLADDDLPGKPGDRMHSYIGLMVQNMKAMIPALGGDASAMDRVDPSLVCRDGSHARY from the coding sequence ATGCTGTCGAAGCTCCCCTATCTCCTGTGGCCGGCGCTCCTCGCCCTGTCGGCCCTCCTTCTTGCCGCCTGTGGCGGCAGCGGCATGTCCTTCGACGAGTCCAGCGGGCGTCTGAAGGTGGTAAGCAGCGTATCGCCCATCACCAGCATCGTCGAGAACATCGGCTGTGCCCGCATAGACCTGATCGGCGTCATACCCGAGGGGGAGGACTCTCACACCTACGAGCCTCCCTCCGGGGTGGCGAGGGCCCTGTCTCAGGCCGACCTCATCATCCTCAACGGCCTCTTCCTGGAGGAGCCTCTGCTGGACATGGCCGAGGCCAACAAGCGCGCCGATGCCGAGATCGTGCTTCTGGGCGACCAGGCCATCAGCCGCGATCAGTGGAAGTTCGACTTCAGCTTCCCCCGCGAGCAGGGCAAGCCCAACCCGCACCTCTGGCCCAGCGTGCGCCTGACCATGCGCTACGCCGAGCTGGTGCGAGATGCGCTGGTGCGCAAGGACCCTGCCAACCGCGACTATTACGAGGCCAATTACCAGGCCTTCCGGCAGCGCTTACAGGAGCTGGACCGGGCCATGGCCGAGGCCACGGCCACCGTCCCGCCCCAGAACCGCAAGCTGCTCACCTATCACGACTCCTGGGCCTACTGGGCCGACGATTACGGCTTCCAGGTCATCGGCGCCATTCAGCCCTCCGACTTCTCGGAGCCGTCGGCCCAGGAGGTGGCGCGGCTCATAGACCAGATACGCGAGGAGCGGGTGCCGGCCATTTTCGGGTCGGAGGTCTTCCCTAGTCGCGTCCTGAACCAGATAGCCCGCGAGACGGGCGCCAGGTATGTCACCGACCTGGCCGACGACGACCTGCCCGGCAAGCCCGGCGACCGCATGCACTCCTACATAGGGCTGATGGTTCAGAACATGAAGGCCATGATACCTGCCCTGGGCGGCGATGCCAGCGCCATGGACAGGGTCGACCCGTCCCTGGTCTGTCGCGACGGCAGCCACGCCCGCTACTGA
- a CDS encoding regulator yields MVEVSPQVHDLDDRAMRVFLKAIDVLGGPRALVEHRRLTWLPSLMEAAYAVVLREEGHKTADEIASFLGLSTASVRNLLAAQPEAVEERLKGELTEEQRVHVAGGLAKLAYRALQQEGAA; encoded by the coding sequence ATGGTTGAGGTGTCGCCGCAGGTGCATGACCTGGACGACAGGGCGATGCGGGTGTTCCTGAAGGCCATCGACGTGCTGGGCGGCCCCCGTGCCCTGGTGGAGCACCGGCGCCTGACCTGGCTGCCCAGCCTCATGGAGGCGGCCTACGCCGTAGTCCTGCGCGAGGAGGGCCACAAGACGGCCGACGAGATCGCCTCCTTCCTGGGACTGAGCACGGCCAGCGTTCGTAACCTGCTGGCCGCCCAGCCGGAGGCTGTGGAGGAGCGGCTCAAGGGCGAGTTGACGGAGGAGCAGCGGGTGCATGTGGCGGGCGGCCTGGCCAAGCTGGCCTACAGGGCACTCCAGCAGGAGGGAGCGGCCTGA
- a CDS encoding transcriptional repressor yields the protein MGCEAETVRALKRAGQKVTPQRMLILSALRHAGRHVTAAEILEEVRRQYPYVDASTVYRTLTAAKELGLVSEAHLGGEAQFEWTRGDRHHHLICRGCGQVSRLDNSYLDGLATALLEDHGFAADIDHFAIFGLCGRCRGMQDQ from the coding sequence ATGGGCTGTGAAGCCGAGACCGTGCGAGCCCTCAAGAGGGCGGGACAGAAGGTCACCCCCCAGCGCATGCTCATCCTGTCGGCGCTGCGCCATGCCGGCCGCCACGTTACCGCTGCCGAGATCCTGGAGGAGGTCCGCCGTCAGTACCCGTATGTGGATGCCTCTACCGTTTACCGCACCCTCACGGCGGCCAAGGAGCTGGGCCTGGTCAGCGAGGCCCATCTGGGGGGCGAGGCCCAGTTCGAGTGGACCCGGGGCGACCGTCATCACCATCTCATCTGCCGTGGCTGTGGCCAGGTGAGCCGCCTGGACAACTCCTACCTGGACGGGCTGGCCACCGCCCTGCTGGAGGACCACGGCTTCGCCGCCGACATCGACCACTTCGCCATCTTCGGCCTCTGCGGTCGATGTCGGGGAATGCAAGACCAGTGA
- a CDS encoding LLM class flavin-dependent oxidoreductase: protein MKFGLFYELQLPKPYDADQWFPDQEHRIVKEALEQIELADKLGFDYIFIVEHHFLEEYSHSSAPEVFLAAASQRTKNMRLGHGIVLMPPPYNHPARVAERIAMLDLVSDGRVEFGTGESSSEMEMGGFGVRREEKKMMWEEATRECLRMMTEVPYPGYEGNYFAMPSRNVIPKPLQKPHPPVWVAASRRETTMVAARLGIGSLGFGFETPEEARERVQEYYRLIREECFPIGKAINPALAVLSVLSCFDSDEEAIAKGLEGAQFFSYSLGYYYSPFTGGSHRPGQVNLYRQFKDTPPEQRWGGLAEWFRGFAGYRGGFGEEPKDEVGRALWRAAQRGGCIGTPEFIRETLLRYEEAHLDVMLFVAQCGARKHEDIMDSLYRFGTKVLPEFKERHEQHLRWRQEQLAPVDYPIVSSI, encoded by the coding sequence ATGAAGTTCGGTCTGTTCTACGAGTTGCAGCTCCCCAAGCCCTACGACGCCGACCAGTGGTTTCCCGACCAGGAGCACCGCATCGTCAAGGAGGCCCTGGAGCAGATCGAGCTGGCCGATAAGCTGGGCTTCGACTACATCTTCATCGTGGAGCACCACTTCCTGGAGGAATACTCTCACTCCTCGGCGCCGGAGGTCTTCCTGGCCGCAGCCAGCCAGCGCACCAAGAACATGCGGCTGGGCCACGGCATCGTCCTCATGCCCCCGCCCTACAACCACCCGGCGCGGGTGGCCGAGCGCATCGCCATGCTGGACCTGGTCTCCGACGGCCGCGTCGAGTTCGGCACCGGCGAGTCCTCCTCCGAGATGGAGATGGGCGGCTTCGGCGTCCGCCGCGAAGAGAAGAAGATGATGTGGGAGGAGGCCACCCGCGAGTGCCTGCGCATGATGACCGAGGTGCCCTACCCCGGCTACGAGGGCAACTACTTCGCCATGCCCTCCCGCAACGTCATCCCCAAGCCCCTGCAGAAGCCCCACCCGCCGGTCTGGGTGGCCGCCTCCCGCCGCGAGACGACCATGGTGGCGGCGCGGCTGGGCATCGGCTCCCTGGGCTTCGGCTTCGAGACGCCGGAGGAGGCCAGGGAGCGGGTCCAGGAGTACTATCGCCTCATCCGCGAGGAATGCTTCCCCATCGGCAAGGCCATCAACCCGGCCCTGGCCGTCCTGTCGGTGCTCTCCTGCTTCGATAGCGACGAGGAGGCCATCGCCAAGGGGCTGGAGGGTGCCCAGTTCTTCTCCTACTCCCTGGGCTATTACTACAGCCCCTTCACCGGCGGCAGCCATCGCCCCGGCCAGGTGAACCTCTACCGCCAGTTCAAGGACACGCCGCCGGAGCAGCGCTGGGGAGGGCTGGCCGAGTGGTTCCGGGGCTTCGCCGGCTACCGCGGCGGCTTCGGCGAGGAGCCCAAGGACGAGGTGGGCCGCGCCCTATGGCGGGCCGCCCAGCGGGGCGGCTGCATCGGCACCCCCGAGTTCATTCGCGAGACCCTGTTGCGCTACGAGGAGGCCCACCTGGACGTGATGCTGTTCGTGGCCCAGTGCGGCGCTCGCAAGCACGAGGACATCATGGACTCCCTCTACCGCTTCGGGACCAAGGTGCTGCCCGAGTTCAAGGAGCGGCACGAGCAGCACCTGCGCTGGCGCCAGGAGCAGCTAGCGCCCGTTGACTACCCCATCGTCTCGTCCATATGA
- a CDS encoding metal ABC transporter ATP-binding protein, translated as MLHPFPHEPRGGTPLVEFRGVTCGYGGTPVLLDVSTSIWDGEFVGLLGPSGAGKTTFLRAILGAVEFYRGQVLVEGRPHDRGRRTAGYVPQVETVDWNFPVTVEQVVLMGFASRGWRPWPTREERERALAVMERLGIAHLAGRHIRALSGGQQQRAFLARALVASPRLLLLDEPTAGVDIKTRDDILHLLHELNHDGTTIVLTTHEINAVAAHLPRVICLNGRLVADGPPAQVFTPEVMSQTYGAPMTVVHHEGLVLVAERPHRYYEEHLARSRRDDRQGQGGDDA; from the coding sequence ATGCTCCACCCCTTCCCTCACGAGCCGCGCGGCGGGACGCCCCTGGTGGAGTTCAGGGGCGTCACCTGCGGCTACGGAGGCACCCCCGTCCTGCTGGACGTCAGCACCAGCATCTGGGACGGGGAGTTCGTGGGCCTGCTGGGCCCCAGTGGGGCCGGCAAGACCACCTTCCTGCGCGCCATTCTGGGGGCCGTGGAGTTCTACCGCGGCCAGGTGCTGGTGGAGGGCAGGCCCCATGACCGCGGCCGCCGCACGGCTGGCTATGTCCCTCAGGTGGAGACGGTGGACTGGAACTTCCCGGTGACGGTGGAGCAGGTGGTGCTGATGGGCTTCGCCAGCCGGGGCTGGCGTCCCTGGCCCACCAGGGAGGAGCGGGAACGTGCCCTCGCCGTCATGGAGCGGCTGGGCATCGCCCACCTGGCGGGCAGGCACATCCGCGCCCTGTCGGGAGGACAGCAGCAGAGGGCCTTCCTGGCCCGCGCCCTGGTCGCCTCGCCCAGGCTGCTGCTGCTGGACGAGCCGACCGCCGGGGTGGATATCAAGACCAGGGACGACATCCTCCACCTGCTGCACGAGCTCAACCATGATGGCACCACCATCGTCCTCACCACCCACGAGATCAACGCCGTGGCCGCTCACCTGCCGCGGGTCATATGCCTCAACGGTCGACTGGTGGCCGACGGACCGCCTGCGCAGGTGTTCACGCCCGAGGTCATGTCCCAGACTTACGGCGCGCCCATGACGGTGGTCCACCACGAAGGGCTGGTGCTGGTGGCCGAGCGTCCCCACCGCTACTACGAAGAGCACCTCGCCCGCAGCCGTCGGGACGACCGTCAGGGGCAGGGGGGCGACGATGCTTGA
- a CDS encoding KaiC domain-containing protein codes for MAERVVPEGAVALLGEVARTAPRLEPVPTGVEGLDDLFYVTEWADGRPAQRPLGGIPRYSVLQITGVSDTGKSLLAEQYALTQAARGETCCLVTLESPAPFAAMGLRQRAQAMGIDFEEVQQRIVIVDGASHSVIAQDLPTFFDTLAHAIRTYRVRHVVIDSLTGLYEAREMLARDVVRPIFNFLKKWHQTALLISQKRSGHEAMTAEAAGGYAVGHILDGTLVLAKQTVLSAQQARLYGVPLGETVRLFRIDGCRLCGHDTATHVMEITPAGLVRIGPRLSQLGKGGEADG; via the coding sequence GTGGCGGAGCGCGTGGTGCCCGAAGGCGCCGTGGCCCTGCTGGGGGAGGTGGCCCGCACGGCCCCCAGGCTGGAGCCGGTGCCTACAGGTGTCGAGGGCCTGGACGACCTCTTCTATGTCACCGAGTGGGCCGATGGCCGCCCTGCCCAGAGACCCCTGGGAGGCATCCCCAGGTACAGCGTCCTGCAGATCACGGGCGTTTCCGACACGGGCAAGAGCCTCCTGGCCGAGCAGTATGCGTTGACCCAGGCTGCCCGGGGCGAGACCTGCTGCCTGGTCACTCTGGAGAGTCCCGCACCGTTCGCCGCCATGGGGCTCAGGCAGCGGGCCCAGGCCATGGGCATCGACTTCGAGGAGGTGCAGCAACGCATCGTCATTGTCGACGGGGCCAGCCACAGCGTCATCGCGCAGGACCTGCCCACCTTTTTCGATACCCTGGCCCATGCCATCCGCACCTACCGGGTGCGGCATGTGGTCATCGACTCCCTCACCGGCCTCTACGAGGCGCGGGAGATGCTGGCGCGGGATGTGGTGCGGCCTATCTTCAACTTCCTCAAGAAGTGGCATCAGACGGCGCTGCTCATCTCCCAGAAACGCAGCGGGCACGAGGCTATGACCGCCGAGGCAGCGGGAGGGTATGCCGTGGGCCATATCCTGGACGGCACCCTGGTGCTGGCCAAACAGACAGTCCTGAGCGCCCAGCAGGCCAGGCTCTACGGCGTCCCGCTGGGCGAGACGGTGCGGCTGTTCCGCATCGACGGATGTCGCCTTTGCGGCCACGACACCGCCACCCATGTCATGGAGATAACGCCAGCGGGGCTGGTTCGCATAGGCCCCAGGCTGTCGCAACTGGGCAAGGGAGGTGAGGCGGATGGTTGA
- a CDS encoding metal ABC transporter permease — protein MLEPFAYDFFVRGFIVAGLVGALCGLMGVYVVLRRMSYIGHGLSHAMLGGAVVSYVMSFNFYLGAGLWGFLSALLINATVQRRRILGADAVIGVITTASFAVGVALISRYRTFTRNFEAALLGEVLGIQPQDLLAVAVMTGLALVFVLLCYRRLLFMTFDPEVAAYYGVQVHWLDALFALALAGTIVVSMQVIGVTMLVAALVIPAATARLLTDSFHRLVVLSVAIGAVAGMAGMYISYYLDISSGANVVLVTTAAFALAYAWSALRHRLAAIQGLRALD, from the coding sequence ATGCTTGAGCCCTTCGCCTATGACTTTTTCGTGCGGGGCTTCATAGTCGCGGGGCTGGTGGGCGCCCTCTGCGGCCTGATGGGCGTCTACGTGGTCCTGCGGCGTATGAGCTACATCGGCCACGGCCTCTCCCATGCCATGCTGGGTGGGGCGGTGGTGAGCTACGTCATGTCCTTCAATTTCTATCTGGGTGCCGGGCTGTGGGGGTTCCTCTCGGCCTTGCTCATCAACGCCACCGTGCAGCGCCGGCGGATCCTGGGGGCCGATGCCGTCATCGGCGTCATTACCACCGCCAGCTTCGCCGTGGGGGTAGCCCTCATCAGCCGTTACCGCACCTTCACCCGCAACTTCGAGGCGGCCCTGCTGGGCGAGGTGCTGGGCATCCAGCCCCAGGACCTGCTGGCGGTGGCGGTTATGACGGGCCTGGCGCTGGTGTTCGTGCTGTTGTGCTACCGCCGGCTGCTGTTCATGACCTTCGACCCGGAGGTGGCGGCCTATTACGGGGTGCAGGTGCACTGGCTGGACGCCCTCTTTGCCCTGGCCCTGGCCGGCACCATCGTGGTGTCCATGCAGGTCATCGGCGTCACCATGCTGGTGGCGGCGCTGGTGATACCGGCTGCGACGGCCCGCCTGCTGACCGATAGCTTTCACCGGCTGGTGGTATTGTCGGTGGCCATCGGCGCCGTAGCGGGGATGGCGGGGATGTACATCAGCTACTACCTGGACATATCCTCCGGGGCCAATGTAGTGCTGGTGACCACGGCCGCCTTCGCCCTGGCCTACGCCTGGTCGGCCCTGCGCCACCGCCTGGCCGCCATCCAGGGGCTTCGCGCGCTGGACTAG
- a CDS encoding fumarylacetoacetate hydrolase family protein, protein MKLGRISVQGPDGPEARLVLALPDEGRAIDLAAAERLRLERRGAAPEAARRLARALFPGSMAAAIALGDQFLEAAERAADADRGDASLPLEGLRWLPAIDPPVMRDCLAFEEHMVNSSARLGRSVPPVFYQLPIYYKGNPHSLIGHEWEVPWPGYTQAMDYELELGFVVGRSGRDLTPEEARGCLFGVTIFNDFSARDIQGQEMGGGLGPAKGKDFATAVGPWIVTVDELDVMSLEMVARVNGEEWSRGSSGTIMWRPEEILAYISWGEELHPGDLIGSGTVGRGCGLELGRFLSPGDVVELEVSGIGVLRNRLGQPQPVRWRPSPRQPSA, encoded by the coding sequence ATGAAGCTGGGACGCATCTCCGTCCAGGGGCCCGACGGCCCCGAGGCGCGCCTGGTGCTGGCCCTGCCGGACGAGGGGAGGGCCATCGACCTGGCTGCTGCCGAGAGGCTGCGGCTCGAACGTCGGGGGGCGGCCCCCGAGGCCGCTCGCCGCCTGGCCCGAGCGCTCTTTCCGGGCAGCATGGCGGCGGCCATCGCCCTGGGAGACCAGTTCCTGGAGGCGGCAGAAAGGGCGGCGGATGCCGACCGGGGCGATGCCTCCCTCCCGCTGGAGGGGCTGCGCTGGCTGCCGGCCATCGACCCGCCGGTGATGCGCGACTGTCTGGCCTTCGAGGAGCACATGGTGAACTCGTCGGCGCGGCTGGGGCGCTCCGTTCCCCCGGTCTTCTACCAGCTCCCCATCTATTACAAGGGGAATCCTCACAGCCTCATCGGCCACGAATGGGAGGTGCCGTGGCCCGGCTACACTCAGGCCATGGACTACGAGCTGGAGCTGGGCTTCGTGGTGGGCAGGAGCGGACGAGACCTGACTCCCGAGGAGGCCCGAGGCTGCCTGTTCGGCGTCACCATCTTCAACGACTTCAGCGCCCGCGACATCCAGGGGCAGGAAATGGGGGGCGGCCTGGGGCCGGCCAAGGGCAAGGACTTCGCTACCGCCGTGGGGCCGTGGATCGTGACGGTGGACGAGCTGGACGTGATGTCCCTGGAGATGGTGGCGCGGGTCAACGGCGAAGAGTGGTCGCGAGGCTCCTCGGGCACCATCATGTGGCGGCCCGAGGAGATCCTGGCCTACATCTCCTGGGGCGAGGAGCTGCACCCCGGCGACCTCATCGGCTCCGGCACCGTAGGCCGAGGTTGCGGCCTGGAGCTGGGACGCTTTCTCAGCCCGGGCGACGTGGTGGAGCTGGAGGTCTCGGGCATCGGCGTCCTGCGCAACCGCCTGGGCCAGCCCCAGCCGGTGCGGTGGCGCCCTTCGCCCCGTCAGCCCTCGGCCTAG
- the glnA gene encoding type I glutamate--ammonia ligase — MERWPRSPGEVIALCRERGIQIVDLKFTDLPGTLQHFSIPARALDEGVFRDGIGFDGSSIRGFQHIQESDMLLVPDPSSAFVDPIYRVPTLSVICDVRDPVTGERYWRDPRYVAQKAEAYLRESGVADTAYFGPEVEFFIFDSVRYDQNEHCGYYFVDSEEGAWNSGREGKNLGHRPRYKEGYFPAPPTDSLQDLRSIAILKMMEAGIDIEVHHHEVATAGQGEIDMRYQTLTRMADQVMLYKYILRNVAREHDKTVTFMPKPLFGDNGSGMHVHVSLWKDGENLFYDPEGYAQLSLLGMYFIGGLLRHARALCALIAPTTNSYRRLVPGFEAPVNLVYSQRNRSAAVRIPVYSRSPAAKRIEFRTPDPSCNPYLAFAAILMAGLDGIFHEMDPGDPLDTDVYELSPEELAGLRTVPGSLDEALRELEEDHEFLLRGGVFTSDLLGTWLEYKRRREVDPVRLRPHPYEFYLYYDI, encoded by the coding sequence GTGGAGAGATGGCCCAGGAGCCCCGGCGAGGTCATCGCCCTCTGCCGCGAGCGCGGCATCCAGATCGTCGACCTGAAATTCACCGACCTGCCCGGCACCCTCCAGCACTTCTCCATACCGGCCAGGGCGCTGGACGAGGGGGTCTTCCGCGACGGCATCGGCTTCGATGGCTCCTCCATCCGCGGCTTCCAGCACATCCAGGAGTCGGACATGCTGCTGGTGCCCGACCCGTCCAGCGCCTTCGTGGACCCCATCTACAGGGTGCCCACCCTGTCAGTCATCTGCGACGTGCGCGACCCGGTGACGGGCGAGCGCTACTGGCGCGACCCCCGCTACGTGGCCCAGAAGGCCGAGGCCTACCTGCGGGAGTCGGGCGTCGCCGACACGGCCTATTTCGGCCCCGAGGTGGAGTTCTTCATCTTCGACAGCGTCCGTTACGACCAGAACGAGCACTGCGGCTACTACTTCGTGGACTCGGAGGAAGGGGCCTGGAACTCGGGGCGGGAGGGCAAAAACCTGGGCCACCGCCCCCGCTACAAGGAGGGCTACTTCCCTGCACCGCCCACCGACAGCCTGCAGGATCTGCGCTCCATCGCCATCCTCAAGATGATGGAGGCGGGCATCGACATCGAGGTGCACCACCACGAGGTGGCCACCGCCGGCCAGGGTGAGATAGACATGCGCTATCAGACCCTGACCCGCATGGCCGACCAGGTGATGCTCTACAAGTACATCCTGCGCAACGTGGCCCGGGAGCACGACAAAACGGTCACCTTCATGCCCAAGCCCCTCTTCGGCGACAACGGCTCGGGCATGCACGTGCACGTGAGCCTGTGGAAGGACGGCGAGAACCTGTTCTACGACCCCGAGGGCTATGCCCAGCTCAGCCTGCTGGGCATGTACTTCATCGGCGGGCTGCTTCGGCATGCCCGCGCCCTCTGCGCCCTCATCGCCCCCACCACCAACTCCTACCGGCGGCTGGTGCCGGGCTTCGAGGCCCCCGTGAACCTGGTCTACTCCCAGCGCAACCGGTCGGCGGCGGTGCGCATCCCCGTCTACTCCCGCAGCCCGGCGGCCAAGCGCATCGAGTTCCGCACGCCCGACCCCTCCTGCAACCCTTACCTGGCCTTCGCTGCCATTCTGATGGCCGGGCTGGACGGCATTTTCCACGAGATGGACCCCGGCGACCCCCTGGACACCGACGTCTACGAGCTTTCGCCCGAGGAGCTGGCCGGCCTGCGCACGGTGCCGGGCAGCCTGGACGAGGCGCTGCGAGAGCTGGAGGAGGACCACGAGTTCCTGTTGCGGGGCGGGGTGTTCACGTCCGACCTGCTGGGGACGTGGCTGGAATACAAGCGGCGACGGGAAGTGGACCCGGTGCGCCTGCGCCCCCACCCCTACGAGTTCTACCTGTACTACGACATCTGA
- a CDS encoding OB-fold domain-containing protein, with translation MKRYLPESWPLPALTPLNRPFFTSGRIMLQRCSACGTVQHPPEEVCHRCLGTEFDYVASQGYGVIYSYAIQHYAPAPVLQEVVPFNIVLVQLEDFPEVRIVGNVIDCPPEEIAIGQRVQAVFVPVTDPELDETLLIPHWERVD, from the coding sequence ATGAAGCGCTACCTGCCGGAAAGCTGGCCCCTGCCGGCCCTTACCCCCCTGAACCGCCCCTTCTTCACCAGCGGCCGCATCATGCTGCAGCGCTGCTCGGCCTGCGGCACGGTGCAGCACCCTCCCGAGGAGGTGTGCCACCGCTGCCTGGGGACCGAGTTCGACTATGTGGCCAGCCAGGGCTATGGCGTCATTTACAGCTACGCCATCCAGCATTACGCCCCGGCGCCGGTGCTGCAGGAGGTGGTCCCCTTCAACATCGTCCTGGTCCAGCTGGAGGACTTTCCGGAGGTGCGCATCGTCGGCAACGTCATCGACTGTCCGCCCGAGGAGATCGCCATCGGCCAGAGGGTGCAGGCGGTGTTCGTGCCCGTCACCGACCCGGAGCTGGACGAGACCCTCCTGATCCCGCACTGGGAGAGGGTGGACTAG
- a CDS encoding MBL fold metallo-hydrolase yields the protein MASETPGRAPAPQLQEVSPGIYAYLQPDWSWFLNNTGFIVGRRGVIAVDACATAARTQALAEAIGRISRAPVRALVNTHHHGDHTFGNYRFPGAAIIAHELCRRHVLEVGLRVTALVQGVEWGDLEVDPPFVTFQDSITLWADDLRLEVIYVGPAHTSNDVVVWVPERRVLFAGDVVFKGCTPFVLEGCIGHYFETLDRLRELGPEVVVPGHGPVCGPEAFGEVEGYLRFLQERAREALRAGITDPLEAARQIDLGPYAEWGERERIVGNLARAFSELRGEPPCHPLDTPAIVAQMQQYLGQPLRSLA from the coding sequence ATGGCCAGCGAGACCCCAGGTAGGGCACCAGCGCCACAGCTGCAGGAGGTCTCTCCCGGCATCTATGCCTATCTCCAGCCCGACTGGAGCTGGTTCCTCAACAACACTGGCTTCATCGTCGGCCGAAGGGGCGTCATCGCCGTGGACGCCTGCGCCACCGCCGCCCGTACACAGGCGCTGGCGGAGGCGATAGGACGCATCAGCCGGGCGCCGGTGCGAGCCCTGGTCAACACCCACCACCACGGCGACCACACCTTCGGCAACTATCGCTTCCCCGGGGCAGCCATCATCGCCCACGAGCTGTGTCGGCGGCACGTCCTGGAGGTAGGGCTGCGGGTGACGGCCCTGGTCCAGGGGGTGGAGTGGGGCGACTTGGAGGTGGACCCGCCCTTCGTCACGTTCCAGGACAGCATCACCCTCTGGGCCGACGACCTGCGGCTGGAAGTGATCTACGTCGGGCCGGCCCACACCAGCAACGACGTCGTGGTCTGGGTGCCTGAGCGGCGAGTGCTCTTCGCCGGCGACGTAGTCTTCAAGGGCTGCACCCCGTTCGTGCTGGAAGGGTGTATCGGCCATTACTTCGAGACCCTGGACAGGCTGAGGGAGCTGGGGCCGGAGGTAGTGGTCCCCGGTCATGGCCCGGTCTGTGGCCCCGAGGCCTTCGGCGAGGTGGAGGGCTATCTGCGCTTCTTACAGGAAAGGGCCAGGGAGGCCTTGCGGGCCGGCATCACCGACCCGCTGGAGGCGGCGCGGCAGATAGACCTGGGCCCCTACGCCGAGTGGGGCGAGCGGGAGCGCATCGTCGGCAACCTCGCTCGCGCCTTCTCGGAGCTGAGGGGGGAGCCGCCCTGCCACCCCCTGGACACGCCGGCCATCGTCGCCCAGATGCAGCAATACCTGGGACAGCCATTGAGGAGTCTGGCATGA